Proteins found in one Lates calcarifer isolate ASB-BC8 linkage group LG8, TLL_Latcal_v3, whole genome shotgun sequence genomic segment:
- the efemp2a gene encoding EGF-containing fibulin-like extracellular matrix protein 2a: MQGVCVSNLCVCICVSVLLRSAISQPPTESDTYTECTDGYHWDPQTEHCKDINECETIPDACKGEMKCFNHYGGYLCLPRSASVIPAPEPANTPPETFNPCPLGYEPQGDSCVDVDECERDEHDCQPSQQCINTLGAFTCQCPDGYRKVGTECIDIDECRYRYCQHRCVNVPGSFSCQCEPGFQLAGNNRSCIDVNECDMGAPCSQRCYNTYGTFLCRCDQGYELGPDGFACNDIDECSYSSYLCQYQCVNEPGKFSCVCPEGYQLLGTRLCQDINECETGEHQCTETQTCVNIHGRYQCVDANRCQEPYVQVSDNRCVCPVSKPACRDLPFSIVHRYMTITSERSVPSDIFQIQATSVSPGAYNTFRIRSGDENGDFYIRQINNISAMLVLARAVSGPREYTLDLEMVSVNPLLSYHGSSALRLSIYVGPYTF, encoded by the exons ATgcagggtgtttgtgtgtcaaacttgtgcgtgtgcatatgtgtgtctgtgctcctCCGCAGTGCTATTTCACAGCCGCCTACAGAAAGTGACACCTACACG GAATGCACAGATGGGTATCACTGGGACCCTCAGACTGAACACTGCAAAG ACATAAACGAGTGCGAGACCATTCCAGATGCCTGCAAAGGGGAAATGAAGTGCTTCAACCACTACGGAGGGTACCTGTGCCTCCCTCGCTCTGCGTCAGTCATCCCAGCTCCAGAGCCTGCCAACACGCCCCCAGAGACCTTTAACCCCTGCCCTCTGGGCTACGAGCCGCAGGGAGACAGCTGCGTGG atgttgatgAGTGTGAGCGAGACGAACACGACTGCCAGCCCAGTCAGCAGTGTATCAACACACTGGGTGCCTTCACCTGCCAGTGTCCGGATGGTTACCGCAAGGTTGGCACAGAGTGCATTG acatCGATGAGTGCAGGTACAGATACTGCCAACATCGCTGTGTCAACGTCCCTGGTTCCTTCTCTTGTCAGTGTGAACCTGGTTTCCAGTTGGCAGGAAACAACCGATCTTGCATTG atgtgaatgaatgtgacaTGGGTGCCCCCTGCTCTCAGAGGTGTTACAACACATACGGTACCTTCCTCTGTCGCTGTGACCAGGGCTACGAGCTGGGGCCCGATGGCTTCGCCTGTAACG ACATCGACGAGTGCAGCTACTCCAGTTACCTGTGCCAATACCAGTGTGTGAATGAACCAGGGAAGTTCTCCTGTGTGTGCCCTGAAGGATACCAGCTGCTGGGAACCAGACTGTGCCAGG atataaatgaatgtgaaacagGTGAACATCAGTGCACTGAGACGCAAACGTGTGTGAACATCCACGGACGATACCAGTGCGTGGACGCCAACCGATGCCAAGAACCATATGTCCAAGTGTCTGACAA CCGCTGCGTGTGCCCCGTCAGCAAGCCCGCCTGTCGAGATCTGCCTTTCTCCATCGTCCACCGCTACATGACCATCACCTCAGAGCGCTCCGTCCCCTCCGACATCTTCCAGATTCAAGCCACCAGCGTCTCTCCGGGGGCTTACAACACCTTCCGCATCCGCTCCGGTGACGAGAACGGAGACTTCTACATCAGG CAAATCAATAATATCAGTGCCATGCTGGTGCTGGCCCGCGCTGTGTCTGGGCCCAGGGAGTACACGTTGGACCTGGAGATGGTGTCAGTTAACCCTCTGCTCAGCTACCACGGCAGCTCCGCCCTCAGACTCTCCATCTACGTCGGGCCGTACACCTtttaa